In Streptomyces sp. P3, one DNA window encodes the following:
- a CDS encoding SGNH/GDSL hydrolase family protein — protein MIGSYVAVGDSFTEGVGDPGPDGAFVGWADRFAVLLADRRPEGDFTYANLAVRGKLLDQIMEDQLPRAVELAPDLVSFCAGGNDILRPGTDPDEVAERFERAISSLTAVAGTVMVTTGFDTRGVPVLKHLRGKIATYNGHVRAVADRYGCPVLDLWSLKSVQDRRAWDGDRLHLSPEGHTRVALRAGQVLGLDVPADPEQPWPLLPPRGALDVRRDDVHWAREYLVPWIGRRLRGESSGDHVIAKGTLSPDDIRMRIAAVA, from the coding sequence GTGATCGGGTCGTACGTGGCGGTGGGGGACAGCTTCACCGAAGGCGTCGGCGACCCCGGCCCCGACGGGGCGTTCGTCGGCTGGGCCGACCGGTTCGCGGTGCTTCTCGCGGACCGGCGGCCCGAAGGCGACTTCACCTACGCCAACCTCGCGGTCCGCGGAAAGCTGCTCGACCAGATCATGGAGGACCAGCTCCCCAGGGCGGTGGAACTCGCCCCGGACCTGGTCTCCTTCTGCGCGGGCGGCAACGACATCCTCCGTCCCGGCACCGACCCGGACGAGGTCGCCGAGCGTTTCGAGCGCGCGATCTCGTCCCTGACCGCCGTCGCCGGCACGGTCATGGTGACCACCGGCTTCGACACTCGTGGCGTCCCCGTGCTGAAACACCTGCGCGGCAAGATCGCCACCTACAACGGGCACGTCCGCGCCGTCGCCGACCGGTACGGCTGTCCCGTGCTCGACCTGTGGTCCCTGAAGTCCGTGCAGGACCGCAGGGCCTGGGACGGCGACCGGCTCCACCTCTCCCCGGAGGGGCACACGCGGGTGGCCCTGCGCGCCGGGCAGGTCCTCGGCCTCGACGTGCCGGCCGATCCGGAGCAGCCCTGGCCGCTGCTGCCGCCGCGTGGCGCCCTCGACGTACGGCGCGACGACGTGCACTGGGCGCGCGAGTACCTGGTGCCCTGGATCGGGCGCCGGCTGCGCGGGGAGTCCTCCGGCGATCATGTGATCGCCAAGGGGACGCTCTCGCCGGACGACATCAGGATGCGCATCGCGGCCGTCGCGTAG
- a CDS encoding MBL fold metallo-hydrolase, whose product MSGFRPLSSGLRGLQPEAFGADPSGGRLARIRRSPHYKDGVFQNPGGPARIRPAGSMTEFAKVFFDKEQRPRRAPTGTVPVHATTLADLAKPPVTGLRVTWMGHSSVLAEIDGQRVLFDPVWGERCSPFAFVGPRRLHPVPLPLAALGPVDVVVISHDHYDHLDLPTIKALAGTDTLFAVPLGVGAHLEHWGVSAGRLRELDWYEATEVGGLTLTATPARHFCGRGLRNTQHTLWASWVVAGAEHRIFHSGDTGYFDGFRDIGAAHGPFDATMIQVGAYSDFWPDIHMTPEEGMRAHLDLQGGVAGVMMPIHWATFNLATHAWAEPGEWMKDAGDEVGQAVAIPRPGEPFEPAGKLPEEAWWRAVSGPIARPWRRPRSAEPVAGTSKKDLDLAGER is encoded by the coding sequence GTGTCCGGTTTCCGTCCCCTGAGCTCCGGGCTCCGCGGTCTGCAGCCCGAGGCCTTCGGCGCGGATCCGAGCGGTGGGCGCCTGGCGCGCATCCGCAGATCGCCCCACTACAAGGACGGCGTCTTCCAGAACCCCGGCGGCCCGGCGCGCATCCGCCCCGCGGGTTCGATGACGGAGTTCGCCAAGGTCTTCTTCGACAAGGAGCAGCGCCCCCGGCGTGCTCCCACGGGCACCGTGCCGGTGCACGCCACCACCCTCGCCGACCTCGCCAAGCCGCCGGTCACCGGCCTCAGGGTGACCTGGATGGGGCACTCCAGCGTGCTCGCCGAGATCGACGGGCAGCGGGTGCTGTTCGACCCCGTCTGGGGCGAGCGCTGCTCCCCGTTCGCCTTCGTGGGACCCAGGCGGCTGCACCCGGTGCCGCTTCCGCTGGCCGCGCTCGGCCCGGTCGACGTCGTCGTCATCTCGCACGACCACTACGACCACCTGGACCTGCCCACCATCAAGGCGCTGGCCGGCACGGACACCCTGTTCGCGGTGCCGCTCGGCGTCGGCGCCCATCTCGAGCACTGGGGCGTGTCCGCCGGGCGGCTGCGCGAGCTGGACTGGTACGAGGCGACCGAGGTCGGCGGGCTGACCCTGACGGCCACCCCGGCCCGGCACTTCTGCGGCCGGGGCCTGCGCAACACCCAGCACACCCTGTGGGCCTCGTGGGTGGTGGCGGGTGCGGAGCACCGGATCTTCCACAGCGGGGACACCGGTTACTTCGACGGTTTCCGGGACATCGGCGCCGCGCACGGCCCGTTCGACGCGACGATGATCCAGGTCGGGGCGTACTCCGACTTCTGGCCGGACATCCACATGACGCCCGAGGAGGGCATGCGGGCCCACCTCGACCTCCAGGGGGGCGTCGCCGGGGTGATGATGCCGATCCACTGGGCCACCTTCAACCTCGCCACGCACGCGTGGGCCGAGCCGGGGGAGTGGATGAAGGATGCGGGCGACGAGGTCGGTCAGGCGGTGGCGATCCCGCGGCCGGGCGAGCCGTTCGAGCCGGCGGGGAAGCTGCCGGAGGAGGCGTGGTGGCGGGCCGTCTCGGGCCCGATCGCGCGCCCCTGGCGACGTCCTCGAAGTGCTGAGCCCGTGGCCGGGACGAGCAAGAAGGATCTCGACCTCGCGGGTGAGCGGTGA
- a CDS encoding DUF6250 domain-containing protein, with product MTTTRRAFGTLAASAALAALAPATTASAAPRRRRLLAHDDFRHGLGRWAVEREQGGTVAASCGSLEIDVPAGATVWFTRRLDGPYVLEYVATPVSAGGPNDRVSDLNNFWNAVDVRSPDDLFATPRGGALAEYDHLTTYYVGYGANGNTTTRLRRYVGEPGVRPLLYDYTEPLLVANRPHHVRIVSDGSVVRWWNNGRLVFDHTDPEPYTSGHFAFRTTWSHFRINDFRVWSLVP from the coding sequence GTGACGACGACGCGCAGAGCATTCGGCACACTCGCCGCCTCCGCCGCCCTGGCCGCCCTCGCACCCGCGACGACGGCGAGCGCCGCGCCCCGCCGCCGGCGGCTCCTCGCCCACGACGACTTCCGGCACGGGCTCGGCCGGTGGGCCGTCGAGCGGGAGCAGGGCGGCACGGTCGCCGCCTCCTGCGGGAGCCTCGAGATCGACGTGCCCGCCGGCGCGACCGTCTGGTTCACGCGGCGGCTCGACGGGCCGTACGTCCTCGAGTACGTCGCCACGCCCGTGTCCGCCGGCGGCCCCAACGACCGCGTGTCCGATCTCAACAACTTCTGGAACGCCGTCGACGTCCGTTCCCCGGACGATCTCTTCGCCACCCCGCGCGGCGGCGCCCTCGCCGAGTACGACCACCTCACGACGTACTACGTGGGCTACGGCGCCAACGGCAACACCACGACCAGGCTGCGCCGTTACGTGGGCGAGCCGGGTGTGCGCCCGCTGCTGTACGACTACACCGAGCCGCTGCTCGTCGCGAACCGGCCGCACCACGTGCGGATCGTCTCCGACGGCTCGGTCGTCCGCTGGTGGAACAACGGCCGGCTGGTGTTCGACCACACCGACCCGGAGCCCTACACGAGCGGCCACTTCGCCTTCCGCACCACCTGGAGCCACTTCCGCATCAACGACTTCCGCGTGTGGTCCCTTGTTCCCTGA